A stretch of the Sorangium aterium genome encodes the following:
- a CDS encoding leucine-rich repeat domain-containing protein, which produces MENGTWNVNRQEDLEKLRGVTRLNGRLNIGGEVSDLSPLACLTTITGRLVISDTSLLSSLDGLDSLSVVGARLEVARNASLLRLGKLPSLQQVKGLIEIRENPILESVAGVGLNAHEVHVVDNDELDSLSGFERFEEGVLLIQGNDHLVSLDGLQGLRRGTLRLVDNDALLFLPGVENFEEGELWIEGNDGLATLRGVESLRSGRLSVIDNDGLTSLDGLGAVEDLEELAISGNDGLRELNGVSRLSTVQNLVLAENPQLTSLYGLDQLRHAGSISIARNERLRHLVGLGGLETVDGLIITGNSSMGTLTGMLSLRGVLYAVIESNPELVIADALAYIRSDSGDAPSLYLTSNPKLTGIDLGGVTRLRELFITDCGSLADLSDLAGVTELSVLSLGHNAGLVSLTGVEQISDLSLLSIAYNPRLTDLRHLSGLRDVRNGIEIVGNPALTSLDGLGSFSAGDGVTEVVRLEGNGSLVDIDALRGLVRVSQLVIQDNDALLGLTGLEGLAELDSLIVAENRSLATLRGLGARTIGGWIEIMGNESLPSCEVDALVERLDWPPESVREENNGTGTCSP; this is translated from the coding sequence GTGGAAAACGGGACCTGGAATGTCAATCGCCAGGAGGATCTCGAGAAGCTGCGCGGCGTCACTCGGCTCAATGGCAGGCTCAACATCGGCGGCGAGGTCTCCGATCTGTCCCCGCTCGCGTGTCTGACGACCATCACGGGCCGCCTCGTGATCAGCGACACTTCGCTGTTGTCGAGCCTCGACGGCCTCGACTCCCTTTCCGTCGTCGGGGCGCGGCTGGAGGTGGCGCGGAACGCGTCGCTGCTCCGCCTCGGCAAGCTTCCGAGCCTGCAACAGGTCAAGGGACTCATCGAGATCCGCGAGAACCCCATCCTCGAGAGCGTCGCCGGCGTCGGGCTGAACGCACATGAAGTGCACGTGGTCGACAACGATGAGCTCGATTCCTTGTCAGGCTTCGAGAGGTTCGAGGAAGGGGTGCTCTTGATCCAAGGCAATGACCACCTCGTGTCGCTGGACGGGCTTCAGGGCCTCCGCCGGGGGACGCTCCGCCTTGTGGACAACGATGCGCTCCTGTTCTTGCCAGGCGTCGAGAACTTCGAGGAGGGGGAGCTCTGGATCGAGGGCAACGACGGGCTGGCGACGCTGCGCGGGGTGGAGAGCCTGCGCAGCGGGCGGCTCAGCGTGATCGACAACGACGGGCTGACCAGCCTCGACGGCCTCGGGGCCGTCGAGGATCTCGAGGAGCTCGCCATCAGCGGGAACGACGGGCTCCGCGAGCTGAACGGTGTCTCGCGGCTCTCGACCGTCCAGAACCTCGTGTTGGCGGAGAACCCGCAGCTGACCTCGCTGTACGGCCTCGACCAGCTCCGTCACGCGGGATCCATCTCCATCGCGCGGAACGAGCGTCTCCGGCACCTGGTCGGGCTCGGGGGGCTCGAGACCGTCGACGGTCTCATCATCACCGGCAATTCATCGATGGGCACGCTCACGGGCATGCTCTCGCTCCGTGGTGTCCTGTATGCCGTTATCGAATCGAATCCCGAGCTGGTGATCGCCGACGCTCTCGCGTACATTCGCTCGGACTCGGGCGATGCGCCGTCGCTCTATCTCACCTCCAACCCCAAGCTCACCGGGATCGATCTCGGCGGCGTGACGCGCCTGCGAGAGCTGTTCATCACCGATTGTGGCTCTCTGGCGGACCTGTCCGACCTCGCCGGCGTGACCGAGCTGTCGGTGCTCTCCCTGGGCCATAACGCCGGGCTCGTGAGCCTTACAGGCGTGGAGCAGATCTCGGATCTCTCTCTGCTGTCGATCGCGTACAATCCCCGGCTCACGGATCTGCGGCACCTGAGCGGCCTCCGCGACGTCCGAAACGGGATCGAGATCGTCGGTAACCCCGCGCTGACCAGCCTCGACGGGCTCGGTTCGTTCAGCGCGGGCGACGGCGTGACCGAGGTCGTGAGGCTCGAAGGCAACGGATCGCTCGTGGACATCGACGCTCTGCGTGGCCTGGTCCGGGTGAGCCAGCTCGTCATCCAGGACAACGACGCGCTGCTCGGGCTGACCGGGCTCGAGGGCCTGGCCGAGCTCGATAGCCTCATCGTCGCGGAGAACCGCTCGCTCGCGACGCTCCGTGGCCTGGGCGCCCGGACGATCGGTGGTTGGATCGAGATCATGGGCAACGAGAGCTTGCCGAGCTGCGAGGTCGACGCGCTCGTGGAGCGCCTCGACTGGCCGCCCGAGAGCGTGCGCGAGGAGAACAACGGCACCGGGACCTGCTCGCCCTGA
- a CDS encoding enoyl-CoA hydratase/isomerase family protein, with translation MQFVEVITRDGIAEVTLSRPKVNAMNQAVLRQLADVFQRLAEDDAARGVLVRGAGNCLSAGLDLREVASLDREGLGSFLDDFDAAFGAAFRFPKPFAAAVHGHAIAGGLLLAMCADFLALGAGDYKVGLPELAVGIAFPRVAFEIARAASPPRALRRLVFGAELHSPASLFDMGVGDALSAEPLEDARRFLATACGRPAAAFRLAKASLRREAWERVAAQPTAEREALMDALLSSKQAFLPA, from the coding sequence ATGCAATTCGTCGAGGTGATCACCAGAGACGGCATCGCCGAGGTCACGCTGAGCCGACCGAAGGTCAATGCCATGAACCAGGCGGTGCTCCGCCAGCTGGCCGACGTCTTCCAGCGGCTGGCGGAGGACGACGCCGCGCGCGGCGTGCTCGTCCGGGGCGCCGGCAACTGCCTGTCTGCGGGTCTCGATCTCCGCGAGGTCGCGTCGCTCGATCGAGAGGGGCTTGGAAGCTTCCTCGACGACTTCGACGCCGCGTTCGGCGCCGCTTTCCGCTTTCCGAAGCCGTTCGCCGCCGCCGTTCACGGCCACGCGATCGCGGGCGGGCTCCTGCTCGCGATGTGCGCTGACTTCCTCGCCCTCGGCGCCGGCGACTACAAGGTCGGTCTCCCCGAGCTCGCCGTGGGCATCGCCTTCCCGCGCGTCGCCTTCGAGATCGCCCGCGCCGCCTCTCCCCCCCGCGCGCTCCGAAGGCTCGTCTTCGGCGCGGAGCTCCATTCCCCCGCGAGCCTCTTCGACATGGGCGTGGGCGACGCGCTCTCCGCCGAGCCGCTCGAGGACGCGCGCCGCTTCCTCGCCACGGCGTGCGGCCGCCCCGCCGCGGCGTTCCGCCTCGCCAAGGCGAGCCTCCGCAGGGAGGCGTGGGAGCGGGTCGCGGCGCAGCCGACGGCCGAGCGGGAGGCCCTGATGGACGCGCTCCTCTCCTCGAAGCAGGCCTTTCTACCGGCATGA
- a CDS encoding LysR family transcriptional regulator, with protein MELRHLRYFVIIAEEQSFRRAAERLHVSQSPLSRQMQDLEEEMGVELFEPEGRGIKLTAAGKSFAERARSILASVDAAVDEAKGVAEGRLGTVVIGFESGTTFMGALLSLVAAFRRRTPRVGLQLVPMSSVEQWTALRQGTIAFGYGAYAPSDDALGHLEMTRDRLGLLLSPDHRLARLKKVRLRDLEGERVLLQPRQLYPRLHADLITAARAQGVTLHVTAEVIDLEALMALVAIGDAVTFAGEKISDMASQASMVWRPIEGLHLNLSEFVTWRAEDSRAPVVRALIESAREVRLPARHDAAHAASSPSNPGRRKKR; from the coding sequence ATGGAACTCCGACACCTGCGCTACTTCGTGATCATCGCCGAGGAGCAGAGCTTCCGGCGGGCCGCCGAGAGGCTCCACGTCTCGCAGTCGCCGCTGAGCCGGCAGATGCAGGACCTCGAGGAGGAGATGGGCGTCGAGCTCTTCGAGCCCGAGGGACGTGGCATCAAGCTCACCGCCGCCGGGAAGTCCTTTGCCGAGAGGGCCCGGAGTATCCTGGCGAGCGTCGACGCGGCCGTCGACGAAGCCAAGGGGGTCGCCGAAGGAAGGCTCGGCACCGTGGTCATCGGCTTCGAATCGGGGACGACCTTCATGGGGGCGCTCTTGTCCCTCGTCGCGGCCTTCCGAAGGCGAACGCCCCGCGTCGGGCTGCAGCTCGTCCCCATGAGCAGCGTCGAGCAGTGGACGGCGCTGCGGCAAGGGACGATCGCCTTCGGCTACGGCGCCTACGCGCCCAGCGACGACGCCCTCGGCCACCTGGAGATGACCCGCGACCGACTCGGCCTGCTCCTCTCGCCTGACCACCGGCTCGCGCGCCTCAAGAAGGTTCGACTTCGCGACCTCGAGGGCGAGCGCGTGCTCCTCCAGCCACGTCAGCTCTATCCGCGGCTCCACGCGGACCTCATCACGGCGGCGCGCGCCCAGGGCGTGACCTTGCACGTGACGGCGGAGGTGATCGATCTCGAGGCGCTCATGGCGCTGGTCGCGATCGGCGACGCGGTCACCTTCGCCGGGGAGAAGATCTCGGACATGGCTTCGCAGGCCTCGATGGTGTGGCGCCCCATCGAAGGCCTCCACCTCAACCTGAGCGAGTTCGTCACGTGGCGCGCCGAGGATTCACGCGCGCCCGTCGTGCGAGCGCTGATCGAGAGCGCACGAGAGGTCCGGCTCCCCGCGCGACACGATGCGGCCCACGCGGCGTCCAGCCCATCGAACCCAGGGCGACGCAAGAAGCGCTGA
- a CDS encoding FAD-dependent monooxygenase, with amino-acid sequence MSITSPKSPRVLVSGASISGLTTSYWLARYGFEVTVVERAPHLRPGGHALDVRGPAIEVAERMGILPTIRDRSTRLTGIAVVDADGNELFRSTESTLTGGRLDSPDVEILRDDLCQVLHEAVGSRVEYVFGDSIASLTQDESGIDVTFAATAPRRFDLVIGADGLYSGVRRVAFGPDEQFLRAVGDLYVATFGMPNFLGLERWQVMYRQPDSVGALVMGLRRDVNARTYLGFNAPEGLAYDVRDIAAQKRMLAERVAGAGWVIPQIVEHMMRATDFHFYSLSQVRTSTWSRGRIVLVGDAGYAVSLGTGQATSVAMVGSYVLAGELAAHRDDLVRGIASYEDDLRAYVTRNQDIALEQDARQDGPPTEDAITGGLPDFGALTLPFALKPYEGLVSRSSDPPAVNSPGASSTGTAGGRIRGAAPTACRKHHPCS; translated from the coding sequence ATGAGCATCACGAGTCCAAAGTCCCCCCGCGTGCTGGTGTCCGGCGCCAGCATCTCCGGTCTCACCACCTCCTACTGGCTCGCCCGCTATGGCTTCGAGGTCACGGTGGTTGAACGCGCGCCGCATCTGCGGCCGGGCGGTCACGCGCTCGATGTGCGCGGTCCGGCCATCGAGGTCGCGGAGCGGATGGGCATTCTCCCCACGATCCGCGATCGCAGCACGAGGCTGACGGGCATCGCCGTGGTCGACGCGGACGGCAACGAGCTCTTCCGCAGCACCGAGAGCACGTTGACGGGCGGCCGGCTCGACAGCCCTGATGTCGAGATCCTCCGGGACGACCTCTGTCAGGTGCTTCACGAAGCCGTGGGGAGCCGGGTCGAGTACGTCTTCGGCGACTCCATCGCGTCGCTGACCCAGGACGAGTCGGGCATCGACGTCACGTTCGCCGCCACCGCGCCCCGCCGCTTCGACCTCGTGATTGGCGCCGATGGACTGTATTCGGGCGTGCGGCGGGTTGCCTTCGGCCCCGACGAGCAATTCCTCCGTGCCGTCGGCGACCTGTACGTCGCCACCTTCGGCATGCCGAACTTCCTCGGCCTCGAGCGCTGGCAGGTGATGTACCGGCAGCCCGACTCCGTGGGCGCGCTGGTCATGGGGTTGCGGAGGGATGTCAACGCGAGGACCTACCTCGGCTTCAACGCCCCGGAGGGGCTCGCCTACGACGTTCGCGACATCGCCGCGCAGAAGCGGATGCTGGCCGAGCGCGTCGCGGGCGCTGGATGGGTGATCCCGCAGATCGTCGAGCACATGATGCGCGCGACCGACTTCCACTTCTACTCGCTGAGCCAGGTCCGCACGAGCACCTGGTCGCGCGGGCGCATCGTGTTGGTCGGCGATGCTGGATACGCCGTCTCTCTGGGCACGGGTCAAGCCACCTCGGTCGCGATGGTCGGCTCCTACGTCCTGGCGGGTGAGCTCGCCGCCCACAGGGATGATCTGGTGAGGGGCATCGCCTCGTACGAGGACGACCTGCGCGCCTACGTGACTCGCAATCAGGACATCGCGCTGGAGCAGGACGCCAGGCAAGACGGACCGCCCACCGAGGACGCGATCACGGGCGGCCTACCGGATTTCGGAGCGCTGACGCTGCCGTTCGCGCTCAAGCCCTACGAGGGTCTGGTGAGCCGCTCATCAGATCCACCAGCCGTGAACTCGCCCGGGGCCTCCTCGACGGGAACGGCCGGAGGTCGCATCAGGGGAGCGGCCCCCACAGCGTGCCGCAAACACCACCCGTGTAGTTGA
- a CDS encoding DNA alkylation repair protein: MDLTNVMRDLAALSNDKMREVNVRAGDAHGVNLTQLRALAKQLKTDHALAGELWRTGDPDARLLATLVFKPKALSADELDAMVREIGYPKLLDWFIVNVVKASRHVEELRVRWKDSASELVGRAGWSLTTDRVVKSPAGLDLSALLDQIEAEMKAAPGPKQWSMNHCLAEIGIHNPGLRARAVAIGERLEVLKDYPASPGCTPPFAPVWIAEMVRRQKAAKTRGK; the protein is encoded by the coding sequence ATGGACCTCACCAACGTCATGCGGGACCTCGCCGCGCTGAGCAATGACAAGATGCGCGAGGTCAACGTCCGCGCGGGAGACGCCCACGGCGTGAACCTCACCCAGCTCCGCGCGCTCGCGAAGCAGCTGAAGACGGACCACGCCCTGGCCGGCGAGCTGTGGCGCACCGGGGACCCCGACGCCCGCCTCCTGGCGACGCTGGTGTTCAAGCCAAAGGCCTTGTCGGCGGACGAGCTGGACGCGATGGTCCGGGAGATCGGCTATCCCAAGCTCCTCGACTGGTTCATCGTCAACGTGGTCAAGGCGTCGCGGCACGTCGAAGAGCTGCGTGTCCGCTGGAAGGACTCCGCGAGCGAGCTGGTCGGGCGCGCCGGCTGGAGCCTGACGACGGATCGCGTCGTGAAGAGCCCAGCCGGCCTCGATCTCTCCGCGCTGCTCGACCAGATCGAGGCGGAGATGAAGGCGGCGCCGGGCCCGAAGCAGTGGTCGATGAACCACTGTCTCGCCGAGATCGGCATCCACAACCCCGGGTTGCGCGCCCGCGCAGTGGCCATCGGCGAGCGGCTCGAGGTGCTCAAGGACTACCCGGCGTCGCCTGGCTGCACGCCGCCGTTCGCGCCCGTCTGGATCGCGGAGATGGTGCGGCGGCAGAAGGCGGCGAAGACGCGGGGCAAGTGA
- a CDS encoding SBBP repeat-containing protein: MAFAVAVDGGGNVYVAGNTYGAFGSDGGESDAFVRKLDAHGAVVWTQRFGTSSDDHARGVAVDGSGNVYVAGTTGGALEGANGGFGDAFVRKLDSSGATLWTRQLATWRSESANALAVDGQGNAYVAGTSYGGGQNTGEAFVTKIDTNGAPAWTQLFGGPDEDEAMAVAVDGSGSAYVGGYTSGGVVADSDRGQRDAFVRKLDSSGTTSWTRQFGSTENDFVFAARVDGNGNLYVAGSTAGEVGGPSEGSPEAFVRKFDAGGATSWTHHAGHASYDYGSALAIDGKNDVYLVGSTSSGEEDVYVRKLDASGAAQWTKEIGTLRSDTALAAAADADGNLYVAGYTGGFFTTSDAFVLHVPTE; encoded by the coding sequence GTGGCCTTTGCCGTGGCGGTCGACGGCGGCGGCAATGTTTACGTCGCGGGAAACACCTACGGCGCGTTCGGATCGGACGGCGGTGAATCGGACGCCTTCGTCCGCAAGCTCGATGCGCATGGAGCCGTTGTGTGGACTCAGCGGTTTGGGACATCGAGCGACGACCATGCCAGGGGCGTGGCGGTCGACGGCAGCGGCAACGTCTACGTGGCTGGAACCACGGGGGGCGCGCTCGAGGGTGCCAACGGAGGCTTTGGCGACGCGTTCGTGCGGAAGCTCGACTCGAGCGGCGCGACGCTGTGGACACGGCAGCTTGCCACGTGGCGTTCGGAGTCGGCAAACGCCTTGGCTGTCGATGGCCAAGGAAATGCTTATGTTGCCGGAACCAGCTACGGGGGCGGCCAGAACACGGGTGAGGCGTTCGTGACCAAGATCGACACGAACGGCGCGCCAGCGTGGACTCAACTGTTTGGTGGGCCAGACGAGGACGAAGCCATGGCCGTAGCGGTCGACGGCAGCGGCAGCGCCTACGTCGGCGGATACACCTCCGGCGGCGTCGTCGCAGACTCGGACCGAGGACAGCGGGACGCCTTCGTCCGCAAGCTCGACTCGAGCGGCACGACGTCATGGACTCGGCAGTTCGGCTCCACGGAGAACGACTTCGTCTTCGCAGCGCGCGTGGACGGCAACGGGAACCTCTATGTTGCGGGGAGCACCGCCGGCGAGGTCGGCGGCCCGAGCGAGGGATCCCCAGAAGCCTTCGTGCGCAAGTTCGACGCAGGCGGCGCGACGTCATGGACTCACCACGCCGGCCATGCGTCCTACGACTACGGCTCTGCCCTGGCCATCGACGGCAAGAACGACGTCTACCTCGTGGGATCCACGAGCAGCGGCGAAGAGGACGTCTACGTGCGCAAGCTCGACGCGAGCGGCGCAGCGCAATGGACCAAGGAGATCGGGACGCTGCGCAGCGACACGGCGCTCGCCGCGGCCGCAGACGCCGACGGCAATCTGTACGTCGCCGGGTACACCGGCGGGTTCTTTACCACGTCGGACGCATTCGTCCTGCACGTGCCCACCGAATGA
- a CDS encoding caspase family protein — translation MIRRRRAALAGACGLAVAASAAPAEARIERFAVLIGNNAGEKGEVELRYAEDDASKMYDVLKDLGGFPPANLVLLRSEGVETVRRTLITMNDRVRAAISSPDTDVLYLVYYSGHADANALHLGPTPLSLTEFEQLVRGSAASARLLIVDSCRSGALTRVKGGSSAPPFVIKLDQRLAGQGMVTLTSSSGNEDAQESDELKGSFFTHALVSGLLGTADADRDGAVSLEEAYRHAYESTLRATSRTWAGAQHPTFRYDLRGQGKLVLTELPVHASLRGMLRFPAGRAYLVMRDSSEGAVVAEVGASDATRTVSLRPGRYFVRGRGPDFLLEGSVEAGAGETMDVGDERLSRVMFARLVRKGGGVREVAHGPVAGYQLRTPLVPGDSLCHGGFVGYGIELQHLGVAPRLSACRSAFQNEHLEASDDELGLDVRLSRSWDLPVISLGVGVDVGLAVMRQRFETAGRAPDRHGLAGTFGVDTGVNIDLAEGFYLGVEAAAQTYVFKQQRAGSDEGEVGAAVAMRLRVGVGMSL, via the coding sequence GTGATCCGCCGTCGCAGAGCGGCGCTCGCCGGGGCGTGCGGCCTGGCCGTCGCCGCCTCGGCGGCCCCGGCCGAGGCGCGTATCGAGCGCTTCGCTGTGCTCATCGGCAACAACGCCGGAGAGAAGGGCGAGGTCGAGCTCCGGTACGCGGAGGACGACGCGTCGAAGATGTACGATGTGCTCAAGGACCTCGGCGGCTTCCCCCCGGCGAACCTGGTGCTCTTGCGGAGCGAGGGCGTAGAGACGGTCCGGCGCACGCTCATCACGATGAACGACCGTGTCCGCGCGGCCATATCGAGCCCGGACACCGATGTCCTCTACCTCGTCTATTACTCCGGCCACGCCGACGCCAACGCGCTTCACCTCGGGCCGACGCCGCTCTCGCTGACGGAGTTCGAGCAGCTCGTCCGCGGCTCGGCGGCCTCTGCGCGGCTCTTGATCGTCGACTCGTGCCGCTCCGGGGCGCTGACGCGGGTCAAGGGCGGCTCGAGCGCGCCGCCCTTCGTCATCAAGCTCGATCAGCGGCTCGCCGGGCAAGGGATGGTGACGCTCACGTCGAGCTCCGGAAACGAGGACGCTCAGGAGTCCGATGAGCTCAAAGGGTCGTTCTTCACCCACGCGCTCGTCTCGGGGCTGCTCGGGACGGCCGACGCGGATCGAGACGGCGCCGTCTCCCTCGAAGAGGCGTACCGCCATGCGTACGAGAGCACGCTGCGCGCCACGAGCCGCACGTGGGCCGGGGCGCAACACCCCACCTTCCGTTACGACCTCCGCGGCCAGGGCAAGCTCGTCCTGACGGAGCTGCCTGTCCATGCGTCGCTCCGGGGCATGCTCCGATTTCCTGCCGGCAGGGCCTACCTCGTGATGCGGGACTCCAGCGAGGGCGCGGTGGTGGCCGAGGTGGGGGCGAGCGACGCGACGCGGACCGTCAGCCTGCGCCCTGGCCGTTACTTCGTGCGGGGGCGAGGCCCCGACTTTCTCCTGGAGGGGAGCGTCGAGGCCGGCGCCGGGGAAACGATGGATGTCGGCGACGAGCGATTGAGCCGCGTCATGTTCGCTCGGCTCGTGCGCAAGGGCGGCGGCGTCCGCGAGGTCGCGCACGGGCCGGTGGCTGGCTATCAGCTCAGGACGCCCCTTGTCCCCGGGGATTCGCTCTGTCACGGCGGCTTCGTCGGATACGGGATCGAGCTCCAGCACCTCGGCGTCGCGCCCCGGCTCAGCGCGTGCCGCAGCGCCTTCCAGAACGAGCACCTCGAGGCGAGCGATGATGAGCTGGGCCTGGACGTGCGCCTGTCCCGCTCCTGGGACCTGCCCGTGATCAGCCTCGGCGTCGGCGTGGACGTCGGCCTGGCCGTCATGAGGCAGCGGTTCGAGACCGCCGGGCGCGCGCCCGACCGCCATGGCCTGGCAGGGACGTTCGGCGTCGATACAGGGGTGAACATCGATCTGGCGGAGGGCTTCTACCTCGGCGTCGAGGCGGCGGCGCAAACGTACGTCTTCAAGCAGCAACGCGCGGGAAGCGACGAGGGCGAGGTCGGCGCCGCAGTGGCCATGCGGCTCCGCGTGGGCGTCGGCATGAGCCTCTGA
- a CDS encoding DUF4384 domain-containing protein, whose product MTPARPEGCLSDLTLDELMAGQLDAAAAQEASAHVAGCPRCSARRSGMEAARASFTASAPPLRLARGAPAARAAEKVRPPRRWLAPAAASALAAAAAALFFFRFHAAPEGRDAEIPGERIKGAERIGFYVKRGGSVLPGGAGERLQPGDAIQFTYSSAEAGYLVILSVDGASQASVYYPSGPVAARIEPGREVLLPQSTVLDDTLGTERIFGLFCSEAIAVEPLRAALAAHPDAPPAPPGCDVDALTAEKAAASP is encoded by the coding sequence ATGACGCCAGCGCGACCCGAAGGGTGCCTCTCGGATCTGACGCTCGACGAGCTCATGGCGGGCCAGCTCGACGCGGCCGCGGCGCAGGAGGCGAGCGCGCACGTGGCTGGCTGTCCGCGGTGCTCGGCGCGGCGCTCCGGGATGGAGGCGGCGCGGGCCTCGTTCACGGCGTCGGCGCCGCCCCTGCGGCTCGCCCGCGGCGCCCCGGCGGCCCGCGCCGCGGAGAAGGTCCGCCCGCCGCGCCGATGGCTGGCGCCCGCGGCGGCGAGCGCGCTCGCCGCGGCGGCGGCGGCGCTCTTCTTCTTCCGCTTCCACGCCGCGCCGGAGGGGCGAGACGCGGAGATCCCGGGAGAGCGCATCAAGGGAGCGGAGCGCATCGGCTTCTACGTCAAGCGCGGCGGGAGCGTCCTGCCCGGCGGCGCCGGCGAGCGGCTCCAGCCCGGCGACGCGATCCAGTTCACGTACTCCAGCGCGGAGGCGGGATATCTCGTGATCCTGAGCGTCGACGGGGCCTCCCAGGCGAGCGTCTATTACCCGAGCGGTCCTGTCGCGGCGCGGATCGAGCCGGGGCGGGAGGTCCTCCTCCCCCAGAGCACGGTGCTCGACGACACGCTCGGGACCGAGCGGATCTTCGGGCTGTTCTGCTCGGAGGCGATCGCGGTCGAGCCGCTCCGGGCCGCGCTCGCGGCTCACCCCGACGCGCCGCCCGCCCCGCCGGGCTGCGACGTCGACGCGCTCACGGCGGAGAAGGCCGCGGCGTCGCCGTGA
- a CDS encoding RNA polymerase sigma factor, whose product MEDREALVSLIEAAYRQHGHIVLRRARRLLGNEQEAREILQDVFASLLGEPGQLDGKGPMVGWLYGATTHACLNRIRDHKNRLRLLDTHVAPLQQESAAASAENALLTRELLAQLPGDLAQVAVHYYSDEMTHEEIARVMGCSRRHVGNLLERLKATLSDRMREGSSSP is encoded by the coding sequence GTGGAGGATCGCGAGGCGCTGGTGTCGCTGATCGAGGCGGCTTACCGGCAGCATGGGCACATCGTGCTGCGCCGGGCGCGGCGGCTCCTCGGGAACGAGCAGGAGGCGCGGGAGATCCTCCAGGATGTCTTCGCCTCCCTGCTCGGCGAGCCCGGGCAGCTCGACGGCAAGGGCCCGATGGTGGGCTGGCTCTACGGCGCCACCACGCACGCATGCCTGAACCGCATCCGCGATCACAAGAACCGGCTGCGGCTCCTCGACACCCACGTTGCACCCCTGCAGCAAGAGAGCGCGGCGGCGTCCGCCGAGAACGCCCTCCTCACGCGGGAGCTCCTCGCGCAGCTCCCGGGCGACCTCGCGCAGGTCGCCGTCCACTATTACTCCGATGAGATGACCCACGAGGAGATCGCGCGCGTGATGGGCTGCTCCCGCCGGCACGTCGGCAATCTGCTGGAGCGGCTGAAGGCCACGCTCTCCGACCGGATGAGAGAAGGGAGTTCGAGTCCATGA